The genomic stretch TTGTATTCCTCTGCAGGCTGCAGAACAGCTACACCGCTTCCCAGAGGACCAAccaggagctggaggacaagCTGCACACGCTGGTAATCTGTCCGGGGGGGCGGTTCGGCTGGCACTGTGCTCACAGCATAGCGGGGGGCTCGGACTTGCCAAGGGAATGCCATTCTGCcctggggcttggggaggggatgttggcagtggtggggaggggaccaCAGTGTGCTGTGCAAGTTGGTACTGTCTTAATGCTCacactgtttctcttctctcctcgTCTCCCCCTCATGCTGCCATCGTTGCTGCCGCACTCTCCTCTCAGGCCTCTCTTAGCCACAGCTGGATTTTCGCAGTTGCGTCTGAGTTTGTGTGTTTTCTCCCTTGACCTGGCCTCCTCCTCTGCTGAGATCTGGGACTGCTGGGGCCCTGGTCATTTCTCTCTGCccactcctttcctcttccttatgTGAGGCCCATTCAGTAGTCGGTGCCTCCTTCCTGGGGGACAGCTGGGAGCCTGCTCTTGGCTCAGGCAGAGGTAGTGATTGATGTCACCACTGAACACTCACAGCTGCTTGGCGGCAGTGGCTGCAAGCCCAGGCCATTCTGGGGAAGAGGGCTGTAGATCCGGCCTGAGCTGAAGATCAGAAGGCTGCTTTTCAGCCTGCAGCTCCCTCTCAGCTCAACTAGATAATCTCACAGGCTCCCCCAGCTGCCCCGCAGCCTAcgccctcctccctcttcctagCCTgatcctcctccctcttcctagCCTGATCCTGGAAACAGCTACCTACATAGGCTTTAGCGCCTGGGTTTGCAGTTACCTTCTCTCAGGTACCAGCTGCCTTGCCTGGTGTGTAGGCTCCCTCGAGGGATGGGCAGCTCATGTACTGCCGGGCCCAGGTGGCAGCAGGTCATGCTCAGAGAGCCCCCACCTCACAGCCCGGAGAACAGGACAGGTGTTCCGTCTCCTTCTGTCTGTTCGTCGTCTGTGTCTGTTCCGTCCGCCTTGGCTGCCATGGCACCTGTGGCTTCCTGTGTCTCTGGACTGGGAGGGGGTGGAAGGGCTGGCTAGGGCCTCGGCTTGGTTCACCACGAGTCTTGTGTCTCAGATCAAGAAGGCTGAGATGGACAGGAAGACACTGGACTGGGAGATTGTAGAGCTGACCAACAAGCTGCTGGATGCCAAGAACACCATCAATAAGCTGGAGGAGCTCAATGTATGTGCACCTCTAGGGCCTTCCTCGCCTGGGGTCTGCTCtggcccagcccggccctgctccctcaggcagggctgggctctgaACCACGTCTGTGTCTGCAGGAACGGTACCGGTTGGACTGCAACCTGGCTGTGCAGCTCCTCAAGTGCAACAAATCCCACTTCCGTAACCACAAGTTTGCTGATGTGAGTACAGTGCCCACCCCAACAATGCCAGTCTAGTCTTTTTGGGACTCCTCTGACTCTGGTTTCTGCATCTCTCTCCATCCCCATAGCCTCCCTGTCTCCTCTCAAGCCAGTCAGCTCTGTCACTGGTTGTGTCCTGTATGCTGTCAAGGGCCTAGCActagggctggggctggccctgTTGGTATTTCTGGAACAGatacagggagagagagactctAGGGTTCCctgcaggaaggagggagtggcCAGAGCTATCAGCCTAAGAACATTGAGagatccccccaccccaaggggcAAACTCTAGACCCAAGACCCTTAGGCTTAAGGGTGGTTAAGGTTTCCAGTCACTCTCAAGGTTTCCAGTCACTACAGATCCTTAAACCGATGTCTGGTTTGGGCAGAAGCTACTGCTAAGATAGGGGACATAGAAGTTTCAGCACATGTGGGCCTTAACACCAGTTCCAGGTGCAGATCTTGGCGGTGCTAATCAAAACCTCAAGTTACTTTGCcttttctgaacctcagtctGTCTGTGAAGTGAGGCTGTACCCCAGCCTGCTGCAGGCTCAGTGTAGCGAAGCGCTGAACACACAGCAGTCTTACACTTGTGCGTGGTACCATGACTTCCGCCCTGAGTCAGCCTGTCTTAGGTTGGGATCACGCATGTCTCTTCCTTTCTGCTCTTTACCCCAGCTGCCCTGCGAGCTACAGGACATGGTTCGGAAACATCTGCATAGTGAGCAAGAGGCCaccagcccaggccctgccccctgcctggcaTCAGGGGCTGTGGTACCCACCTCGGTCATTGCCCGGGTGTTGGAGAAGCCAGAGTCTTTACTGCTCAATTCGGCCCAGTCGGGCAATGCCGGGCACCCCTTGGCTGAGGATGTCTTTGTGCACGTAGACATGAGTGGGGGTGCCCCAGGTGACccagccagcctcccagcccctggcagtcCCACCCCCCAACCCAATGGGGAGTGCCACTCTCTGAGTGCTGCTGGGGGCTCCCCAGAGGATGACCTGCCTCTGCCAGCCTGGGAGAAGCTGAGCCCCTACCCCACCCCGTCTCCACCACACCCTCTGTATCCTGGCCGAAAGGTCATCGAGTTCTCTGAGGATAAAGTGCGAATCCCCCGCAACAGCCCCCTGCCCAACTGCACTTATGCCACCCGCCAGGCCATTTCCCTGAgcctggtggaggaggggagTGAGCGAGCCCGACCCAGCCCAGcgcccagcagccctgcctctgcccaggcctccccgcatcaccggcccggcccggcccccctGACACTCAGTGCTCCTGTCAGCTCTGCCAGCTCTGAAGAGGACCTACTGGCCAGTTGGCAGCGAGCATTTGTGGACCGCATTCCGCCACCGGCCACTGCGGCCCAGCGCACAGCCTTTGGACATGATGAACTGCCGGAGCTGCAGCACCATTTTGCTCTTAACTCCACGGACAGAGACGAGGAGGTTCAGGTACCTTCCTCCCCATCCTGTGAGAGTGGGCTTCTGCTGCCAACAGAACCTGACTCTGGCCTgcccagggaggaagaagaggaagagctgaACCTGCCTGTCAGCCCCGAGGAAGAACAACAGAGCCTGCTGCCCAGTGATAGCAGCACAGACAAAGGGCCTGGTACTTCCCACActgagggcaggagctgggcaCTCCCCGGCTCCAGTCGCCCCCAGCGCAGCCCCAAGAGGATGGGGGTACACCACCTGCACCGTAAGGACAGCCTGACCCAGGCCCAGGAGCAGGGCAACCTGCTCAACTAGcgctcctgcctgccttcctgccacTGCTGCACTGGGACTGCGGGGGGCCTGTACCCTTGTGGCTCGAGGTCCCCTACCCAGCCCAGGCCCTTGAACTTCCCTCCCTCTAGGCCTACACAGCTCTGTTCCTGGTGCGGTTGGGTCAGGCGGTGGGTCACACCAGGCCTTCCAGCTGCATTGACTGACTGCCACCAACTTGCCTCATGGGTTTTCCCCCTTAAGATATTTATTCTCCAAAGGTAACATGCAGCTGGGCTCAAGACCTTTCTTCAAATCAGTCCAGCCCCAGTTGGGCTTCTGGGGAGCTGAGGGTTCATCACATTGGTGTTTGTCCTCCATCATCCTTCCATAGCCATTGGGGgttttgtggggaggggagggggtgtctTTGGGATTAGTAACCTctaatttctgttttcaattaacctttctgttttctgtttcccccctccccaaaccctctGCACAAGCTGTTGCCTtcagggggcctggcccagcaggccctccagggagagggagagggctgaCTCAGGGCTCTCTTCAGCTGTCTCTTCCTCTGGAAGCAAGTATGGGGTGGGACTCGGGGCCTCAGGCTGGGCTCCAGGTGAGGCCTGGCCCCCCTCCCAACCTTGGCTCTAGACTGTTACTCCCAGCCTTGGGAAATTTTCACATTgatgactattttaaaattaaataaaactattttactgGTATGGACTAATTTGTCTGTTAATGACCATTCTTTTCTCCATTCTTGAGTATTCCCAGTTCCTGTGACGTCCTACTCTTTGCTAGTGATTCTGCCTTGCCCCaaccctgcctgggccttccctGGGCCCAGAGCTTCAGGCAGTTGGGAGGGGCTGCACCTTAAATAACCTTGACTGGACTTCGAGTCTCCCCTGAGGTAGGGTTTGGTCCAGCTGAGCCCTGGAGGTAAGCTCTTTACCTTCATTATATCTTTATAGGGCTTGTGTAAGGTATCACCTCAGAACCCTAGGTTCTTAGAAGTCCCAGGCCTGCGCCAGACCATTCTGAGGCCTTTGGGGGCTATCAGAGAATGCTCTGGCTGTGGGGTGGCACTGCCCCCTAGTGGTGTCTAATGGTAGTTCCAATTCCTCCCCTACCGCCAGCCCCCCAGTGACCACAGCCACACAGGTTGTAGAGTTGATAAAATCTCTTCCGAGCCAGCGGGCTGCAGCCAGAGCTGCCAACAAGTCCAGAACCATTGGGTTCAAGGCAATTCACAGCTTCCAGagcctcccaccccactgccatGAGCTGCCAGAGCCCCAGGCAACCCCTCCCTCCCAAGCCCCAGGGCCTGATCCTGGGGAAAATGTAATGATATGCAGAAGCCCAAGTGGAGAGTCACATCTCAGTCTCAGCTAATAGGCTGTCCCCTAGTCCTGATGTCATTAGCACCATCTGAGAGCTGGGATCTGTGGAAGGATAGAGGGGTGTTTAGACTACCATTTGTTCCTCTGTTGGGGACCATAAGTAGAAAAAAGGTGGCCTAGGTTTCCCACACCCATTCTCCCAGGTCCCGAGTCTCTTCAGATCTGGTTCCAATGAACCCTCAGGGCTCTTACCAGTAGGGCACATCCAGGAGCTGCTTCCCCTCTGGTGGGCAGCAGGCTCCCGCCCCCTCTCTTGTTTCTGGGTGTCACCAGGccctcctgccacctcctcctcctcctccccctcagaAAGGAGGTCACAGATCTGTTGCTGCAGCTCTGGGCTAATGCTGTTCTCAGCCAACACCAGGCTCCGCAAGGCTGTGGGATAATTTTCTACCATGTCCAGCAGGGTCTGGGGTGGAAGAGAGTACAGAAAAGGACAAACACAGTTAACGTGGCTTCCCCGACTCCAACCTGCCACCCCTTGAGCATGTCCACAGACACCCTGACTAACTTCCATCGCAACTCATGGCCTTCCCCAAATGTGAAGAAGTCTCACCTGAGCTGACTGGTTGGTGAGCCCTGTGCTCTCCAAATCTAGAACCTCTAAGGTTCGACTGGAAGCCACAGCTACAGCCAGCATCCCGGCCACGTGGTCACCTGGGGAGACAGCACGCACACACATACTCACCTGAGTTCATGCACGGGCCTGCTAATCCGTCTACACGGACAGCCTCCCCATTGCCCTATCAACCTTAGATCCCACCCCCAGGCCAGGAAACGCGACAACTGGTAGATGGCCAGGAGGGGAACATTGTGATTTGTGAGTGAATGCATACAGCAAGCCTGGCCCACAGGTGGTGATGGATTCTTCGACCTACCTGTTGGTCATCACCTGGTCATCTACACAGGGGGCTCCTCTATTACCTCCCAGACCTCCCTCTATCTTCCCTTCCTTAGTGTGGGGGTTACCGTGGCAGCTGATGGTCCCAGGTTCTTGAATGGGGATGGGGTAGTGAGAATCTAAGGGATTTTCTTGAGCCTCACCCAGGGGGTTGTAGTCCAAATTGAGGACGCGGACCTGTGAGCTGTGGGCCACAGCAATGGCCAGGCGACTCCAGCCCTTAGGGGTGATGCCAGGGTTGGCACTCAGCGTTAGCTCCTTCAAACCTGGGCAACGTCATAAGGAGAAGCCAGGATGGAGAAGGTCAGGCCCTCTTTAAACCCCTACCCTGCCATTGGTCTCTAGGGTGTCCCTAGTGCCTgggagcaccccacccccaccacagacCTCCAGTACCCTCAGAgaccctgccttccctgcccaccAGACCTGGATTCCAGATTCTCCATCCTGCTCTGCCCCTAATCCTTCTCCTTCCTGAGGGGATTTAAAAACATTCTCACCCACACTGTCAGAGCCCTCAGCTCTGGGCCACAGACCCTgccttctccatttatttagcttTTCATCAAGGCTACGCCAGCCCATGCCCTTAGGAGGGCCCTGCTCACCAGACTTGGCCCCATCTGGGGGGAGGAGGCCACAGATGAGGTTGATGGCTTCATCACCCAGCATGCAGTCCCCCAGGTCCAGAGCCacaagggcagggtggagggccagggctgggttcAGCAAGGCCAGCCCAGCATCTGTCAGGGGGCTCCCATGCAGGCTGGTGGGTGAGACCAGAGAGCAGCGGTTACCACAGTCATCAGCCCTATCTGGAGGGGACAGGGGTGAGCCCTAGAGGTGGTGAGGGCACTCAGTCACAGCACTGAGGAAAGgccttggagagagagaaagaaaattctagaTTCTAAAAGAATACAGGTAGAAGGGGAATTCGCTTTCTTTTATGGTGCAGGGACTGGAACCCAGGacagagcacagagaaggagTGGGGGTATGGATTAGGATTCCTCAGTAGGCAGGACATAGGGACAGGGATCTAGTCCCCAGGGCAGTGTTCCTTCTTGTGAACTGAGTAGCTGCCCCCAGAAGTCAATGCGGGTGATTAGGTGGGAGGTACACGTACCCCACCAGGAAGAGGTGAGTATCCCATCTTCTGTGGGGTGGGGCTGCATGTGCCAAGTCCGGAGAGAAGAGATATGTGGAGTcatgggcagaggaaggaggggtgtGTGTAAGGGtcgggggagagggaggctggtGGAAAGAGGTACAGGAAggtgtgtggaggaaaaggaggcGGCAGGGAGTGCAAGAAGGGGCGCAGTGTCCGGGACCCCCTTACGAGGGAGTGCACTCACAAGAGGGACTGGATGGAGCGGTTGGTCCGCAGCGCCTCCGCCAGCTGCTTGATGCGACTGGGGCTGGACACGACGCCCAGGTTAAGGTTGAGCTGCGCCAGGGACGTGGCCCCGGCCAGGGCCCGGCAGATGCGGCCGAAGTCGCGGTCGCAGAGGCGGCAGCCGCGTAGGGAGAGTAGGCGCACGGCGTTGTCGCGCAGGCCGCGGCAGATGTCCCGCACCTCGGCGCCTGACAGCGGCTCCCCTGAAATCTGGATGGAGCTGGGCAGCATTCCTACCTACGGCTGGGCCtccggggccggggcccgggccgCGGGCGAGGCTGGCAGGGTAGTGGGCGGGTTTGGGGCTCAGATcgggcctgggctggggtcgCGGCCGGAACGGGGGCAAAGGCGGCGGCAGAGGCGCAGCAGAGGCGCAGACGGCGGTAGAGGTGGCGGTGGCGGCCACGAAGAGCGCTGGGGCCCAGACGGAGCCGGCTGGGATGGGGCAGGCGCTGAGGTCGCCGGGGAAGTTGAGACCGCGCAGTGCTGATGCTGGGGCAGACCGTGCCGTCTGTGTCTGGGCCGGCGGCCGGGACAAGGGATCCCTGATCGGCCGGGAGCTGCTCCGCGCTTGTACTCGTCCCTCGCGATTGCGGCAGCGGTAGCGGTGAAGGGGCCTTGGCTTAAGACGCGTGAGACTGGTCCCAGCTCGGAGGCCGCATctgctccctgccttcctctaGCCTGGCTTCTCTTACCTCGCCCGCAAGGAGAGCCTAAAGCAGGCAAGAGGGGCAGCCGGCAGGCGGGCAGCGGGCGACAGGCGGCCACAGGATCTTTGGTTCCTGAGCCGGAGCGGGCGGCAAGTTCCCATGGTAACGGCCGCGTCACCGGAGCTTGCTCCGCCCCTTCCCTTGCCAAGCCGAAAGAGCCCACCAAGCTTGTGCGCACTGGGTGGTTCAGGAGAGGTGAGGATGCCCTTTTCCCGAGTGTGAGGTACAGAACAGGCAGAAAGTAGGTATCAGGGTTGAGACCTG from Phyllostomus discolor isolate MPI-MPIP mPhyDis1 chromosome 4, mPhyDis1.pri.v3, whole genome shotgun sequence encodes the following:
- the TJAP1 gene encoding tight junction-associated protein 1 isoform X1 — its product is MTSAAPAKKPYRKAPPEHRELRLEVPGSQLEQEESLTDAERMKLLQQENEELRRRLALATRRTEALERELEIGQDCLELELGQSREELDKFKDKFRRLQNSYTASQRTNQELEDKLHTLASLSHSWIFAIKKAEMDRKTLDWEIVELTNKLLDAKNTINKLEELNERYRLDCNLAVQLLKCNKSHFRNHKFADLPCELQDMVRKHLHSEQEATSPGPAPCLASGAVVPTSVIARVLEKPESLLLNSAQSGNAGHPLAEDVFVHVDMSGGAPGDPASLPAPGSPTPQPNGECHSLSAAGGSPEDDLPLPAWEKLSPYPTPSPPHPLYPGRKVIEFSEDKVRIPRNSPLPNCTYATRQAISLSLVEEGSERARPSPAPSSPASAQASPHHRPGPAPLTLSAPVSSASSEEDLLASWQRAFVDRIPPPATAAQRTAFGHDELPELQHHFALNSTDRDEEVQVPSSPSCESGLLLPTEPDSGLPREEEEEELNLPVSPEEEQQSLLPSDSSTDKGPGTSHTEGRSWALPGSSRPQRSPKRMGVHHLHRKDSLTQAQEQGNLLN
- the TJAP1 gene encoding tight junction-associated protein 1 isoform X2 encodes the protein MTSAAPAKKPYRKAPPEHRELRLEVPGSQLEQEESLTDAERMKLLQQENEELRRRLALATRRTEALERELEIGQDCLELELGQSREELDKFKDKFRRLQNSYTASQRTNQELEDKLHTLIKKAEMDRKTLDWEIVELTNKLLDAKNTINKLEELNERYRLDCNLAVQLLKCNKSHFRNHKFADLPCELQDMVRKHLHSEQEATSPGPAPCLASGAVVPTSVIARVLEKPESLLLNSAQSGNAGHPLAEDVFVHVDMSGGAPGDPASLPAPGSPTPQPNGECHSLSAAGGSPEDDLPLPAWEKLSPYPTPSPPHPLYPGRKVIEFSEDKVRIPRNSPLPNCTYATRQAISLSLVEEGSERARPSPAPSSPASAQASPHHRPGPAPLTLSAPVSSASSEEDLLASWQRAFVDRIPPPATAAQRTAFGHDELPELQHHFALNSTDRDEEVQVPSSPSCESGLLLPTEPDSGLPREEEEEELNLPVSPEEEQQSLLPSDSSTDKGPGTSHTEGRSWALPGSSRPQRSPKRMGVHHLHRKDSLTQAQEQGNLLN
- the LRRC73 gene encoding leucine-rich repeat-containing protein 73 isoform X2, encoding MLPSSIQISGEPLSGAEVRDICRGLRDNAVRLLSLRGCRLCDRDFGRICRALAGATSLAQLNLNLGVVSSPSRIKQLAEALRTNRSIQSLFLHGSPLTDAGLALLNPALALHPALVALDLGDCMLGDEAINLICGLLPPDGAKSGDHVAGMLAVAVASSRTLEVLDLESTGLTNQSAQTLLDMVENYPTALRSLVLAENSISPELQQQICDLLSEGEEEEEVAGGPGDTQKQERGREPAAHQRGSSSWMCPTDPSSQMVLMTSGLGDSLLAETEM
- the LRRC73 gene encoding leucine-rich repeat-containing protein 73 isoform X1, encoding MLPSSIQISGEPLSGAEVRDICRGLRDNAVRLLSLRGCRLCDRDFGRICRALAGATSLAQLNLNLGVVSSPSRIKQLAEALRTNRSIQSLFLHGSPLTDAGLALLNPALALHPALVALDLGDCMLGDEAINLICGLLPPDGAKSGLKELTLSANPGITPKGWSRLAIAVAHSSQVRVLNLDYNPLGDHVAGMLAVAVASSRTLEVLDLESTGLTNQSAQTLLDMVENYPTALRSLVLAENSISPELQQQICDLLSEGEEEEEVAGGPGDTQKQERGREPAAHQRGSSSWMCPTDPSSQMVLMTSGLGDSLLAETEM